A portion of the Oncorhynchus kisutch isolate 150728-3 unplaced genomic scaffold, Okis_V2 scaffold3978, whole genome shotgun sequence genome contains these proteins:
- the LOC109886053 gene encoding histone H3.v1-like isoform X4, translated as MLTSYLANIPTMSSLNESPTSKEVICWTEKEALGLNIVVKEEKEDEDVTVKVEDEAVTVKEEEKDVKLTEGEDSFRVKEEEDVTVKEEEEKEMTVTVKEEEDVFGMKEVGEITVTLEEEEEETGDLINNRERPDSHSDSSKSASGEPDPETPKPVRRLDCSQ; from the exons atgctaactagctatctagctaacatcCCAACCATGAGCTCACTAAACGAGTCCCCCACTTCTAAAGAGGTGATCTgttggacggagaaagaagctctggggctgaacattgtcgtgaaagaggagaaggaagatgaGGATGTCACCGTAAAAGTAGAGgatgaggctgttacagtgaaagaagaagagaaagacgttaaATTGACAGAAGGTGAAGactcgttcagagtgaaagaggaggaggatgtcacagtaaaagaggaggaagagaaagagatgactgtcacagtgaaagaagaggaagacgtttTTGGAATGAAGGAAGTGGGAGAGATTACTGTCACattggaagaagaagaagaggagacaggagatctgATTAACAACA gagagagaccagactctcacTCTGACAGCAGTAAGAGTgcttcaggggaaccagacccagAGACTCCCAAACCAGTGAGACGACTCGACTGCTCCCAGT ga
- the LOC109886053 gene encoding zinc finger protein 501-like isoform X1 gives MLTSYLANIPTMSSLNESPTSKEVICWTEKEALGLNIVVKEEKEDEDVTVKVEDEAVTVKEEEKDVKLTEGEDSFRVKEEEDVTVKEEEEKEMTVTVKEEEDVFGMKEVGEITVTLEEEEEETGDLINNRERPDSHSDSSKSASGEPDPETPKPVRRLDCSQCNKSFKLSRYLKIHQRTHTREKPFLCSQCGKSFTQLWSLNKHNRIHTGEKPYRCSHCGNNFRSSDKLKEHERTHTGERPYHCSLCGKSFSQLGSLKEHERKHSGEKSFQCSQCGKRFLRSQQLKSHERIHTGEKPYHCTQCEKSFTQLGSLNKHNRIHTGEKPYPCAYCPKRFSGSQDLKSHERTHTGEKPYHCSQCEKSFTQSGSLNKHNRIHTGEKPYPCAHCGKRFSRSQDLKSHERTHTGEKPYPCAHCRKRFSQSHDLKSHERTHTGEIPYHCSLCGNDFFHLGSLRKHKKRKHSGDVCTHVPIA, from the exons atgctaactagctatctagctaacatcCCAACCATGAGCTCACTAAACGAGTCCCCCACTTCTAAAGAGGTGATCTgttggacggagaaagaagctctggggctgaacattgtcgtgaaagaggagaaggaagatgaGGATGTCACCGTAAAAGTAGAGgatgaggctgttacagtgaaagaagaagagaaagacgttaaATTGACAGAAGGTGAAGactcgttcagagtgaaagaggaggaggatgtcacagtaaaagaggaggaagagaaagagatgactgtcacagtgaaagaagaggaagacgtttTTGGAATGAAGGAAGTGGGAGAGATTACTGTCACattggaagaagaagaagaggagacaggagatctgATTAACAACA gagagagaccagactctcacTCTGACAGCAGTAAGAGTgcttcaggggaaccagacccagAGACTCCCAAACCAGTGAGACGACTCGACTGCTCCCAGTGTAATAAGAGTTTTAAGTTGTCACGGTACCTTAAAATACATCAGAGGACACACACAAGGGAGAAACCTTTtctctgctcccagtgtggaaagagttttacccagttaTGGAGCCTGAACAAACATaatagaatacacacaggagaaaagccttaccgcTGTTCCCATTGTGGAAATAATTTTAGGTCGTCAGATAAGCTGAAGGAGcacgagaggacacacacaggggagagaccATACCATTGCTCcttgtgtggaaagagtttttcccagttaggaagcctgaaagagCATGAAAGGAAACACTCAGGAGAAAAGtctttccaatgttcccagtgtggaaagagatttTTACGATCACAGCAACTAAAATCACACGAGaggatacacacaggggagaaaccataCCACTGCACCCAGTGTGAaaagagttttacccagttagggagcctgaacaaacataatagaatacacacaggagaaaagccttatcCCTGTGCCTATTGTCCAAAGAGATTTTCAGGATCACAGGATCTAAAATCAcacgagaggacacacacaggggagaaaccataccactgctcccagtgcgAAAAGAGTTTTACGCAGTCAGGGAGCCTGAACAAACATaatagaatacacacaggagaaaagccttaccccTGTGCCCATTGTGGAAAGAGATTTTCACGATCACAGGACCTAAAAtcacatgagaggacacacacaggagaaaagccttaccccTGTGCCCATTGTAGAAAGAGATTTTCACAATCACATGACCTAAAATCACATgagcgaacacacacaggagagatacCTTACCATTGCTCCCTGTGTGGAAATGATTTTTTCCATTTAGGAAGTCTGCGCAAACATAAGAAGAGAAAACACTCTGGCGATGTGTGTACCCATGTTCCCATTGCGTAA